One stretch of Candidatus Saccharibacteria bacterium oral taxon 488 DNA includes these proteins:
- the rpsI gene encoding 30S ribosomal protein S9: MATDTYFYGLGRRKSASASVRLLPGKGTITINGKAAAEYLDGNKTLLAEVTDPLAVVSKQKEYDVTILVKGGGLAGQVDAIKLGIAKALTAAHADLRPVLKKAELLKRDPREKERKKYGLRSARKREQFSKR; this comes from the coding sequence ATGGCTACTGATACCTATTTCTACGGCTTGGGACGACGCAAAAGCGCTTCAGCAAGTGTTCGCTTGCTTCCTGGCAAGGGTACCATCACCATCAACGGTAAAGCAGCCGCTGAGTACTTGGATGGCAACAAAACCTTGCTCGCCGAAGTAACCGATCCACTAGCTGTCGTCAGCAAGCAAAAGGAATACGATGTTACCATCTTGGTCAAAGGCGGCGGTCTCGCTGGTCAAGTTGACGCCATCAAGCTTGGCATCGCCAAAGCATTGACGGCCGCTCACGCTGATCTGCGCCCAGTCTTGAAGAAGGCTGAGCTGCTCAAGCGCGACCCGCGCGAGAAAGAGCGCAAGAAGTACGGTTTGCGTTCCGCCCGCAAGCGCGAACAATTCTCTAAGCGTTAA
- the rplM gene encoding 50S ribosomal protein L13: MKTYSQKPSDVSRRWVLFDASELPLGRLATEIAKHLTGKYKPTYTPHVDGGDYVVVINAANTVVTGYKETDKYYYRHSGFPGGIKETQFKEMRERHPERIIEEAVKGMLPKNKLQAERLKRLRVFAGSEHAHTAQTPEKVEVK; encoded by the coding sequence ATGAAGACTTATTCACAAAAACCATCTGACGTTTCTCGCCGCTGGGTATTGTTTGACGCGAGCGAATTGCCACTGGGACGTTTGGCAACTGAAATTGCCAAGCACTTGACTGGTAAATACAAGCCAACTTACACGCCGCACGTTGACGGCGGCGACTACGTCGTGGTTATCAACGCTGCAAACACCGTCGTTACTGGCTACAAGGAAACCGACAAGTACTACTACCGTCACAGTGGTTTCCCAGGCGGCATCAAAGAAACGCAGTTCAAAGAAATGCGTGAACGCCACCCAGAACGAATTATTGAAGAAGCTGTCAAAGGTATGTTGCCAAAGAACAAATTGCAAGCAGAACGCCTCAAGCGCCTGCGCGTATTTGCTGGCAGCGAGCATGCTCACACAGCACAAACCCCAGAGAAAGTTGAGGTAAAGTAA
- a CDS encoding 50S ribosomal protein L17, with protein MHRHGYQGRKFGRERDQRRALLKGLATSLVEHGKIETTLPKAKELKRHIEKIITKAKKGDLASRRQVIAALSTRAAAYKLVDEIAPQLSGRTSGHVRVERTRLRVGDGAQMAIIEFVDDIKPMPKKEK; from the coding sequence ATGCATAGACACGGATATCAAGGGCGCAAGTTCGGCCGTGAGCGTGATCAACGGCGAGCCTTGCTCAAGGGCCTGGCAACCAGCCTGGTCGAGCACGGCAAAATCGAGACCACCTTGCCGAAAGCCAAAGAGCTGAAGCGCCACATTGAAAAAATCATCACCAAGGCGAAGAAAGGCGATTTGGCAAGCCGCCGCCAGGTGATCGCAGCACTCAGCACTCGCGCTGCTGCCTACAAGCTCGTTGATGAAATTGCCCCACAGCTGAGCGGTCGCACCAGCGGACACGTTCGCGTTGAACGAACACGCCTACGTGTTGGCGACGGCGCGCAAATGGCAATCATCGAGTTTGTCGACGATATCAAACCAATGCCAAAGAAGGAGAAATAA
- a CDS encoding DNA-directed RNA polymerase subunit alpha, with product MAKAIYNPALASVDDVSATSATFLIEPMHAGYGNTLGNSMRRVLLSSIRGGAIVAFRIEGATHEFTTVEGVKEDVVDIMLNLKGVRLRVHTDEPVELRLEKTGGVITAGDIQANGEVEVVNPDHIIATIDDPNKTVIMDLVAEAGRGYQTIEESSANRLHSDMIALDAIFTPVLRVRYKVDSTRVGDETNLEKLALTVETDGTLTPREAFEEAAAILVSQYSALAGSTVVTGAPALGNDEADDSELDMSIEELNLSARTTNALINNEIRTIRDLVTLTEQDLRELKGFGSKALDEVRDKMAELEF from the coding sequence ATGGCAAAAGCAATTTACAATCCAGCACTCGCGAGCGTTGATGATGTTTCCGCGACCAGTGCAACCTTTCTGATCGAGCCGATGCACGCCGGCTATGGCAATACGCTGGGTAACTCAATGCGCCGCGTCTTGCTCTCGAGCATTCGCGGTGGCGCGATCGTTGCCTTTCGTATCGAGGGTGCGACACACGAGTTCACCACTGTCGAGGGCGTCAAAGAAGATGTCGTTGACATCATGCTGAACCTAAAGGGTGTGCGACTCCGCGTTCACACTGACGAGCCAGTTGAGTTGCGTCTGGAGAAAACTGGTGGTGTTATCACCGCTGGCGACATCCAAGCAAACGGCGAAGTAGAAGTTGTTAACCCAGACCACATCATCGCTACCATTGATGATCCGAACAAGACCGTCATCATGGACTTGGTGGCAGAAGCTGGCCGTGGCTATCAGACGATTGAAGAGTCGAGTGCCAATCGGTTGCACTCCGACATGATCGCGCTCGACGCTATCTTTACACCAGTGCTGCGCGTTCGCTACAAGGTTGACTCGACACGCGTTGGCGACGAGACCAACCTCGAGAAGCTCGCCCTGACGGTGGAGACCGACGGCACATTGACACCGCGCGAAGCCTTTGAGGAAGCAGCGGCTATCCTCGTCAGCCAATATAGCGCGCTGGCAGGCTCGACTGTGGTAACTGGTGCGCCAGCGCTGGGTAACGACGAGGCAGATGATTCGGAACTTGACATGTCAATTGAAGAATTAAACCTCAGTGCCCGCACCACCAACGCGCTGATTAACAATGAAATCCGCACGATTCGCGACCTGGTGACGTTGACCGAGCAAGATTTGCGAGAATTGAAAGGCTTTGGTTCAAAGGCGCTGGATGAAGTACGCGACAAGATGGCGGAGTTGGAGTTTTAA
- the rpsD gene encoding 30S ribosomal protein S4 encodes MARDNSPIVKQSRREGYALHPKAHKVLARKSGIPGQHAHSRHSKPSLYATQLREKQKVRRLYGLVEKQFARLMNEATRAQEGLAGENLLKLLERRLDNVVYRSGFAVSRRAARQLVSHGHFELNGRRVDIPSIRVKAGDVITVRPKSTKSEYFTQIDNVINNSIQGPLSWLKSDSKKLKIEVTGLPKREEAEADINEQLIVEYYSR; translated from the coding sequence ATGGCACGAGATAATTCACCGATTGTCAAGCAAAGCCGCCGCGAAGGTTATGCGCTTCATCCAAAAGCACATAAAGTTTTGGCACGAAAATCTGGCATTCCAGGTCAGCACGCACACAGCCGACATAGCAAGCCAAGCTTGTACGCCACGCAGCTGCGCGAAAAGCAAAAAGTTCGCCGCCTGTATGGTTTAGTGGAAAAGCAATTTGCTCGGCTGATGAACGAAGCAACTCGCGCCCAAGAAGGTTTGGCAGGCGAAAATCTGCTCAAGTTGCTGGAGCGCCGCTTGGATAATGTCGTTTATCGTTCTGGATTCGCTGTTAGCCGCCGCGCTGCTCGCCAACTAGTCAGCCACGGCCACTTTGAGCTAAACGGCCGCCGCGTCGATATTCCATCGATTCGCGTTAAAGCTGGCGACGTCATCACCGTTCGCCCAAAGAGCACCAAATCTGAGTACTTTACGCAAATTGACAACGTGATCAACAATTCAATCCAAGGCCCGCTGAGCTGGCTAAAGAGCGATAGCAAGAAGTTGAAGATTGAAGTGACTGGTTTGCCAAAGCGCGAGGAAGCAGAAGCTGATATCAACGAGCAATTAATTGTTGAGTATTACTCACGATAA
- the rpsK gene encoding 30S ribosomal protein S11 has product MADAKSTKKKQRRSVPAGQLHIQATFNNTIVTFSDKKGNVLTASSAGACGFRGSKKGTAYASQVAAEKAAEAAKTQYGLKSVDVFVKGVGLGRDAAIRAIGAFDISVESIKDVTGVPHGGVRPRKARRA; this is encoded by the coding sequence ATGGCAGACGCAAAATCTACCAAGAAGAAGCAGCGCCGATCAGTCCCAGCTGGTCAGCTGCATATTCAAGCAACATTTAACAACACCATCGTTACTTTTTCCGACAAGAAAGGTAACGTGTTGACCGCTTCATCAGCTGGTGCATGTGGTTTCCGTGGTAGCAAAAAAGGCACCGCCTATGCTTCACAGGTTGCTGCTGAGAAAGCTGCTGAAGCTGCGAAAACTCAGTATGGTTTGAAATCAGTTGACGTTTTCGTCAAAGGTGTCGGTTTGGGCCGTGACGCCGCTATTCGTGCGATTGGCGCCTTCGACATCTCAGTAGAAAGTATTAAGGACGTAACTGGCGTGCCTCACGGCGGTGTCCGTCCACGAAAGGCACGGAGGGCATAA
- the rpsM gene encoding 30S ribosomal protein S13 has product MARIAGVVIPTEKQVQIALTYIYGIGPKHASSILAAAKIEPTTRVKDLTEAEENKIREIIDSEYTVEGDLQRLVTNNIKRLKDINAYRGLRHKAGLPTRGQRTRTNARTRKGRAIAVGGTQPKAASKT; this is encoded by the coding sequence ATGGCTCGAATTGCTGGGGTAGTTATCCCAACAGAGAAGCAGGTGCAAATCGCGCTCACCTATATTTATGGGATTGGGCCGAAGCACGCTTCGAGCATCCTTGCGGCGGCTAAAATTGAGCCGACCACTCGGGTGAAAGATCTCACCGAGGCTGAAGAAAACAAGATTCGCGAAATTATCGACAGCGAATACACCGTGGAAGGTGATCTCCAGCGCTTGGTGACAAATAATATTAAGCGCTTGAAGGATATCAACGCCTATCGCGGTCTTCGCCATAAAGCAGGACTGCCGACACGCGGACAGCGGACTCGTACGAATGCACGAACTCGCAAGGGTCGCGCCATCGCCGTGGGCGGTACACAACCAAAAGCAGCAAGTAAGACCTAA
- a CDS encoding 50S ribosomal protein L36: MKVRASVKKIDKDPKKGDKLVRRKGRLYVINKRKPKNKQRQG; encoded by the coding sequence ATGAAAGTTCGTGCAAGTGTCAAGAAGATCGACAAAGATCCCAAGAAAGGTGACAAGCTAGTGCGCCGCAAAGGCCGACTGTATGTCATCAACAAACGAAAACCTAAGAACAAGCAAAGGCAGGGTTAA
- the infA gene encoding translation initiation factor IF-1, whose translation MASQKEVIKMIGKVVEALPNTQFRVELENGHSIIAHISGRMRKNYIRLVPGDRVEVEMTPYDLTKGRIVFRLKEERPAHVARNTRRSS comes from the coding sequence ATGGCGAGTCAAAAGGAAGTCATCAAGATGATTGGTAAGGTGGTGGAAGCACTGCCTAATACCCAATTTCGGGTGGAACTGGAGAATGGCCATAGTATCATCGCGCACATTTCGGGACGGATGCGCAAGAATTATATCCGCCTGGTGCCTGGTGATAGGGTGGAAGTCGAGATGACTCCTTACGATCTCACAAAGGGTCGCATCGTCTTTCGCCTCAAGGAGGAGCGACCAGCGCACGTGGCTCGAAACACGCGGCGCTCGTCATAA
- the secY gene encoding preprotein translocase subunit SecY: MNWRIIFRSLKNKDMQKRLAIVVGIIVVYRMLAHIPVPLANPTQMKTALAAALGQTDLGGFLNLLSGGALASFSLVLVGLSPFITASIITQLLTKAIPKLEELHKDGESGRRKIQQWTRRLTIPLAIVQSTAFIFLLRQTVLAGGTTTLSDPTMLEWTVGVTAMTAGSVLLMWLGELITEQGIGNGISILIFAGIISQIPQMLGSLISSLGNTSTGGLNVFNWFTLPVNPTVFWLVVIMAIASLIVLYFLVKINEAQRVITINYAKRIHGNSSYGGIKSILPVKLIAAGVIPVIFAVAFLSLPQFIGQVMKASGNPNLQNTANTLITWFQAPNPGSFTGSTWEAFIYPTLYFLLVIAFTYFYTGIVFNANEIAENLQKQGGFIEGVRPGEQTEKYLMRTVNRLILFGSIVLGIIAILPFVAEYLMYHLAAISGSRLSIGGTGLLIVVSVGLESLRQLNSRALMVTYDDFDPDELTKKKSKKRRSSLL; encoded by the coding sequence ATGAATTGGAGAATAATTTTCCGGTCGCTGAAAAATAAAGATATGCAGAAACGCCTGGCCATTGTGGTGGGGATTATTGTGGTGTATCGAATGCTGGCGCATATTCCGGTGCCGCTAGCGAATCCGACACAGATGAAGACGGCACTGGCGGCCGCACTGGGGCAGACCGACCTCGGTGGATTCTTGAACTTGCTTTCGGGTGGCGCGCTGGCGAGCTTTTCACTCGTGCTGGTTGGGCTCAGTCCATTCATTACCGCTAGTATCATCACCCAGCTTCTCACCAAGGCCATTCCAAAGCTCGAGGAGCTACACAAGGACGGCGAATCAGGCAGGCGCAAGATCCAGCAGTGGACGCGGCGGCTAACCATCCCACTGGCTATCGTCCAGTCAACCGCCTTTATATTCCTCTTGCGCCAGACAGTGCTAGCTGGTGGTACGACCACACTGAGCGATCCAACGATGCTCGAGTGGACAGTTGGCGTGACAGCAATGACGGCCGGTTCGGTGTTACTCATGTGGCTGGGTGAATTGATTACCGAGCAGGGTATCGGTAATGGTATCTCTATCTTGATTTTCGCTGGTATCATCAGCCAGATCCCGCAGATGCTTGGTTCGCTCATTTCGTCGCTCGGCAACACCTCGACTGGCGGCCTGAATGTCTTTAACTGGTTTACCTTGCCGGTGAATCCAACTGTCTTTTGGCTGGTGGTGATCATGGCTATCGCCTCGCTCATCGTTCTCTACTTCTTGGTAAAAATTAACGAAGCCCAGCGCGTCATCACCATCAATTACGCCAAGCGTATCCACGGCAACTCCAGCTACGGCGGCATCAAGAGCATCCTGCCGGTCAAGCTCATCGCTGCCGGCGTCATCCCGGTCATCTTTGCCGTCGCCTTCCTCAGCTTGCCGCAATTTATCGGCCAGGTCATGAAGGCCTCGGGCAATCCAAACCTGCAAAACACTGCTAACACCCTGATCACGTGGTTTCAGGCACCCAACCCGGGCTCCTTTACCGGCAGCACCTGGGAGGCATTCATTTACCCGACGCTGTATTTCCTCCTGGTTATTGCCTTTACCTATTTCTACACCGGGATCGTCTTTAACGCCAACGAAATTGCTGAGAATCTGCAAAAGCAGGGCGGCTTTATCGAGGGTGTTCGGCCCGGTGAACAAACCGAAAAGTATCTGATGCGCACCGTCAATCGCTTGATTTTGTTCGGCTCAATCGTCCTTGGCATAATTGCCATCTTGCCGTTTGTCGCTGAATATTTGATGTATCACCTGGCGGCGATTAGCGGCTCACGCCTGTCGATCGGTGGTACCGGGCTGCTCATCGTGGTCTCGGTCGGCCTTGAGTCACTGCGCCAGCTCAACTCGCGCGCTCTGATGGTTACCTATGACGACTTTGACCCAGACGAACTGACCAAGAAAAAGTCGAAAAAACGACGCTCGTCCCTCTTGTAA
- the rplO gene encoding 50S ribosomal protein L15 — protein MKYNDLQVSANKNKKRVGRGIAAGQGKTAGRGTKGQNARTGKKLRAMFQGGQRPLAQAVPKARGFKSLRTPAQVVYLDHLNTFDGKTVDNALLFTEGYIATPFHTVKVIARGELKAKVDLKVQAASASVVTAIEKAGGSFEKVATPLRQSMKEAKEK, from the coding sequence ATGAAATACAACGATCTCCAAGTCTCAGCAAACAAGAATAAAAAGCGCGTTGGTCGCGGTATCGCTGCTGGTCAAGGTAAAACCGCTGGTCGTGGTACCAAAGGTCAGAACGCCCGCACTGGTAAAAAGCTTCGCGCCATGTTCCAGGGTGGTCAGCGCCCACTGGCTCAGGCCGTACCAAAGGCTCGCGGTTTCAAGAGTCTGCGCACACCAGCTCAGGTAGTCTATCTCGACCACTTGAACACCTTTGACGGCAAAACTGTTGACAACGCGCTGTTGTTTACCGAAGGCTACATCGCCACGCCGTTCCATACGGTCAAGGTGATCGCTCGCGGTGAATTGAAAGCTAAGGTTGACTTGAAAGTACAAGCTGCTTCCGCTTCGGTTGTTACAGCGATTGAAAAAGCTGGCGGCTCATTTGAGAAAGTCGCTACACCTTTGCGCCAAAGCATGAAAGAAGCCAAGGAAAAATAA
- a CDS encoding 30S ribosomal protein S5, protein MAEQAANTTPRAEGRRPRSPRGGRRDDRRNVRDDAPKEFEELVINIDRVSRVVKGGRRFRFKALVVVGNRKDKVGVGVAKGADVQAAVAKATSVAKKHLITLPLSGETIPHDSEVKFSGARVLIKPAAPGTGIIAGGVVRQIIGVTGVRNLLTKSLGSTNKVNIAYATIEALKSLVPREEWLNAQPVKKTAKKEAK, encoded by the coding sequence ATGGCAGAACAAGCTGCAAATACTACCCCACGCGCAGAAGGCCGCCGGCCTCGCAGTCCGCGTGGTGGTCGCCGCGATGACCGGCGAAATGTGCGCGATGACGCACCAAAAGAGTTTGAAGAATTGGTCATCAACATTGACCGCGTCAGCCGCGTGGTGAAAGGTGGCCGCCGTTTCCGCTTTAAGGCGTTGGTGGTTGTCGGTAACCGCAAGGATAAGGTTGGTGTCGGTGTGGCCAAAGGTGCCGACGTGCAAGCTGCTGTTGCCAAGGCAACCTCAGTTGCCAAGAAGCACTTGATCACTTTGCCACTGAGCGGCGAAACCATTCCACACGACAGCGAAGTTAAGTTCTCAGGCGCCCGAGTGCTAATCAAGCCGGCTGCTCCTGGTACTGGTATCATCGCTGGTGGTGTTGTCCGACAAATCATCGGTGTAACTGGTGTTCGCAACCTATTGACCAAGTCGCTTGGTTCAACCAACAAGGTGAACATCGCCTATGCAACTATTGAAGCATTAAAATCATTGGTTCCACGCGAAGAATGGCTCAATGCTCAGCCAGTCAAAAAGACTGCTAAAAAGGAGGCTAAGTAA
- a CDS encoding 50S ribosomal protein L18 → MTENKKLLNQALRKNRVRAKVSGTAERPRLTVTISNMHVSVQLIDDVAGKTLAAATTVGTKAKGTMSEKCAAIGTEIAKKAKKSNISAVVFDRNGRQYAGRLKALADAARQEGLEF, encoded by the coding sequence ATGACTGAGAACAAGAAATTACTCAACCAAGCTCTTCGCAAAAACCGCGTTCGCGCGAAAGTTTCAGGCACTGCAGAGCGCCCACGCCTGACGGTCACCATCAGCAATATGCACGTTAGTGTTCAGCTGATCGACGACGTCGCAGGCAAGACATTGGCTGCCGCAACCACCGTTGGCACCAAAGCAAAAGGTACGATGAGCGAAAAATGTGCTGCCATCGGTACTGAAATTGCCAAGAAAGCAAAGAAGAGTAACATTAGCGCAGTAGTCTTTGACCGCAATGGCCGCCAGTACGCTGGTCGCTTGAAAGCATTGGCTGATGCTGCGCGCCAAGAAGGATTGGAGTTCTAG
- a CDS encoding 50S ribosomal protein L6 translates to MSRIGKLPVVIPAGVTITVDSGDVVVKGPKGELTQFITPAVEVKVEDGQVTVHPKDESKTARAQHGLMRALINNMVIGVTKGYEKRLEVNGVGFRVSSSNNELEMALGFSHPVKYKAPEGITVTNEKMTIIVSGINKQQVGQVAAEIRALKKPEPYKGKGIKYADEQILRKAGKTGK, encoded by the coding sequence CTGAGTCGAATCGGAAAACTGCCGGTGGTTATTCCGGCCGGTGTGACAATCACGGTTGACTCTGGTGACGTGGTCGTAAAGGGCCCGAAAGGTGAATTGACACAATTCATCACGCCAGCGGTTGAGGTGAAAGTCGAAGACGGACAAGTCACGGTTCATCCGAAGGATGAGTCCAAAACTGCTCGCGCCCAGCACGGTCTGATGCGCGCGCTAATCAACAACATGGTAATCGGCGTGACTAAAGGTTACGAAAAGCGCCTCGAGGTCAATGGTGTCGGTTTCCGCGTGAGTTCCAGCAACAACGAGCTGGAAATGGCGCTCGGATTTTCACACCCAGTCAAATACAAAGCCCCAGAAGGCATAACCGTTACCAATGAAAAGATGACTATCATCGTCAGCGGTATCAATAAACAGCAAGTCGGCCAAGTCGCTGCGGAAATCCGCGCGCTGAAGAAGCCTGAGCCATACAAGGGCAAGGGTATCAAGTACGCCGACGAGCAAATTTTGCGCAAAGCAGGAAAGACAGGTAAGTAA
- a CDS encoding RDD family protein yields MRDDNPIPFATRIKELCIDWLVISAYLLCLFAVSMACYFMTLGGIPTFSELHSQLIATFASVLVVVALFTHLDFKSGSIGKRTAGLEIYFVHKSVSRSFVRNGIKFLPWQIGHMAVIHGVYTEFDTMSIVLSLISCILLVIMFLMGTIRRDRRHLGDMLAGTQVQLAKREQE; encoded by the coding sequence CCATCCCATTTGCCACTCGTATTAAAGAACTATGTATTGATTGGCTAGTCATCAGCGCTTATCTGCTCTGTCTTTTTGCCGTGTCAATGGCCTGTTACTTTATGACGCTTGGTGGTATCCCGACCTTTTCTGAGTTGCACAGTCAACTCATCGCTACGTTTGCGTCAGTTTTGGTTGTCGTCGCACTATTTACCCATCTTGACTTCAAGAGCGGTAGCATCGGCAAGCGCACCGCCGGGCTAGAGATTTATTTTGTACATAAAAGCGTTAGCCGCAGCTTCGTTCGTAATGGTATCAAATTTCTCCCTTGGCAAATTGGCCATATGGCTGTCATTCACGGAGTGTACACTGAGTTCGACACAATGAGTATCGTATTGTCACTTATCTCCTGTATTCTGTTGGTCATTATGTTCTTGATGGGTACCATACGCCGCGACCGGCGACACCTCGGGGATATGCTGGCTGGGACACAGGTGCAATTAGCAAAGCGCGAGCAGGAGTAG